The following proteins are encoded in a genomic region of Chrysiogenia bacterium:
- a CDS encoding DoxX family protein: protein MGVQLAAHGFRKATGGIKDFIPWLESLKVPAPKVAAVCAMLAELVGGLCIAVGLFTRPAGVAAAFTMAVAIVLAHLGDARNFGKPEAGAFEYPMLILAVAIAASLAGGGPVSLDALLAAAH from the coding sequence ATGGGCGTGCAGTTGGCCGCTCATGGCTTTCGCAAGGCGACGGGTGGGATCAAGGATTTTATTCCTTGGCTTGAGTCTCTCAAGGTGCCGGCGCCCAAAGTTGCGGCGGTTTGCGCGATGCTTGCCGAACTGGTTGGCGGGCTCTGCATTGCGGTGGGGCTCTTTACGCGCCCGGCCGGCGTAGCTGCAGCTTTTACAATGGCCGTGGCGATCGTGCTTGCGCACCTCGGAGACGCCAGGAATTTTGGCAAACCAGAGGCGGGCGCCTTCGAGTATCCTATGCTCATCCTCGCGGTTGCGATTGCTGCTTCCCTTGCCGGCGGCGGCCCCGTGTCTCTGGACGCATTGCTTGCAGCGGCACACTGA